The Oceanicaulis alexandrii DSM 11625 DNA segment GGCTCTGGCCCGTCTGTCCCGCATTCTGGCGGGCGAGGGGGGTGAGGCCGACTTTGATCATGCAGACTGGACGCTGGAAGCGCGTGTAGAGGCGTCGCTTGAGCAAATGGGGCTGAGCGGCCTTGCGCTCACTGCGCCGCTCTCATCGCTTTCTGGCGGGCAGCGAGCGCGACTGGCTCTGGCCCGGGCGATGCTGGACGCGCCGGACATTCTGATGATGGACGAACCGACCAACAATCTCGACGCCGAGGGCCGGGACGCGGTGCACCAGATGATGGCGGACTGGCCGGGCGGGCTGGTGATCGTCAGCCATGATCGCGCGCTCCTGGAGCGTGTGGACAGGATTATCGCCCTTGAAGGGCCGGGCTGGTCAGTGTTTGGCGGCGGCTGGTCAGAGTATGTCGCCCAGCGAGATGCGGCGCGGGCGCGTGCCGAAGCCGAGCATGATCGGCTGGAGGCGGACGCGCGTCAGATCAAACGCGCTGCGAAAGAGGCTCAGTCGCGACTGGAGCGACGCGCGCAATCGGGGAAGCGCCAACGCGCTGATGGCAGCAACGCCAAGGTCTTGCTCGACGCCATGAAAGCGCGCAGCGAGAGCACTGCGGCGCGGCTGGCCGGCGTGCGGGACAAACGGGTTTCGGACGCCGAAGCGAAGCTGGAGGCGGCGAGCGACCAGCGTCATCGCGGACCCAGGCTCAATATCAGGGCTCAGGGCGCGGATAGTCCGTCAGGCCGCACGGTTCTGGCGTTTGACGCCGTCAGTTTCAGCTATGGCGAGACGGCGCTGATTGATCGCTTGAGCTTTGCGATCACAGGGGGGATGCGTCTGGCGTTGGCTGGTCCCAATGGCGCCGGCAAGACCACCGTGTTGAAACTGGCCCAAGGGCTGTTGACGCCGCGCTCTGGCGAGATCCGGCGGACGGTGGGCCGCATCGGGCGGCTGGACCAGACGGTGAGTGATCTCGATCCGGATTTGACCGTGGTCGAGGCGCTGCGCGTCCGTGATCCGAACCTCTCCATAAACGCCGCCTATGCCGCTTTGGCGCAATTTGATCTGCGGAACGCGCAAGCCGAGAAGCGTGTGGGCGTTTTAAGCGGCGGGGAACGACTGCGCGCCGGGCTGGCGGGCGTTCTGGGCGGCGAACCGCCAGAACTGATCTTGCTGGATGAGCCTACCAATCATCTCGATATCGAGGCTGTAGAGGCGCTCGAAGAGGCGCTTGTGGCGTTTGACGGCGCGCTTCTGGCGGTCAGCCATGACCAGGCGTTTCTTGACGCCATCAGCCTGGATCAGACGCTCAGCCTTGATCGGGCTCGGTTTTGACCAGATGGGCGAAGGCGGGCTCGACGCTGAGCCGAACGGCGTCGCCGACCCGGTGGTTTTCTTTCAGGCTGGCGCGCGCTTCCAGTATCTGACCGGTCTCAAGTCGGCAGATCAGGCGCGCATAGCCTGAACTGACCCGCCGCTGGGTGATCATCGCCAAGGCGCCCTGCGCATCGGCGCGTCCCAGCTTCACCCCTTCAGGACGCACGAGCAGCAGGGCTTTGTCGCCGTCTGTGAACTCTTGCGCCGGGTACTGACCCAGAAGGGTGTCCGCGGCGCCGTCGCGAATATCCGCTTGAAACACGCCTACATCGCCCAAGAGTCGCGCGGCGGTCAGCGAATTGGGCTTCATGTACAAGGTGTCCGGCGCGCCGGTCTGAATGATCCGGCCCTCATTCATCAAGGCGATGGAATCAGCCAGCTCCAGCGCCTCTTCCGCGTCATGAGTGACGATCAGGGTCGCGGCTTCCGACTGGCGCAGGACATCGGCGGTGGCGCCGCGCAGTTCAGAGCGCAGGCGGCGGTCGAGCCCGGAGAACGGTTCGTCCAGCAACATCACATCGGGTTTGATCGCCAGCGCTCGAGCGAGCGCCACGCGCTGCTGCTCGCCGCCCGACAGCTCATGCGGATAGGCCTTGGCGCGATGGCCCAGCTCAACGGCTTCCAGGCGGGTGAGGGCAGTCTGGCGACGCTGGGCCTTGGAGCCCTCACGCAGGCCGAACGCGACATTGTCGAGCGCTGTGAGATGCGGAAACAGAGCATAATCCTGAAACACCACGCCGCAGCGCCGGTCTTCAGGCGGTTTGTGAAGGCCTTTGGCGCTCCATAGATGGTTTTCAAACCGGATCTCACCGGCGTCCAGCGGCTCCAGACCGGCGATGGCGCGCAGCAAGGTCGACTTGCCTGAGCCAGAGGGGCCCAACAGGGCCGTCACTCGCCCGCAGGTCAAGGTCAGCTCCACCCCGTCCACGGCGGGCCGGCCCGGGGCGAACCGCACCAGGGCGCCGGAGACTTCCAGCAGGCGGTCATCAAGTTTGACGGCGGTCATGTCAGGCGGGCTCACAGTCATCGGGCGGCTTCCTGCCGGGTGATGCGGCGGGCGATCCAGATCATGGGCGGCAAGGCGATCAAGGTGATCAATAGCGCAGGCAGGGCCGCTTCGCCCAGCCGTTCGTCAGAGGCGTAATTGTTCGCGATCACCGCCAGCGTGTCATAATTGAACGGACGCAGGATCATGGTGGCGGGCAATTCCTTGAGCACCTCGACAAACACCAGAAGCGCTGCGAGCAAAGACCCTGACATCACCAGCGGACGGTGCACGCGCCAGGCGGTCTCACCGGGACCCGCGCCCAGCGTGCGTGCGGCCATGTCCAGCGTCGGCGTGACCCGTTGCAACGCGCTTTCAGACGGACCGATGGCGGCGGCGGCGAAGCGCGATTGATAGGCGAAGATCAGCGCGATCACCCCGCCCGAGACCAGGATCGGAAACTGCGCGCCGGTCATCGCCGTCCACGCCCCGTCGAGGCCGGTCTGCAGTCCGCCCAGAAGCACCAGCACGCCCAGCGCCGCGACCGATCCGGGAACGGCGTAGCCCAGGCCCGCCAGGCGCGCCGCAGCGACGGCGGCGGGTTTGCGGCTGCGCAGCGCGTAGGCGCAGGCCAGTCCCAGAACCGCCGCGGCCAGCCCGGACAGCACAGCCAGGGTCAGCGAGTGTGTCGCGGCCTGGATCAGGTCGCGCGCGACCGGCGCGTGCAAGGCGCGATAGCCCAGACGCGCCAGCGGAATGATCAGGCCAATGAGGACCGGGCTCAGGCAGGCCAGTATGGCCAGTGCGGCCCGCGCTGGACCGAGATCCATGCGCCGGGGCGGACGGCGTCGGCCCGAGGCGCTGGTCTGGCGGGCGCGCTGGCGCTGGCTGCGCTCAAGCGCGAACAGCACGAAGGCGATCATCACCAGGATCAGCGCCAGGCGCGCGGCGTCGGCGATGGCGCCTTCCCCGGCCCAGGCGCGGATCAGGCCCACAGACAATGTGGGCGCTCCCAGATGCACGACAGCGCCGTAGTCGGCGAGGCTTTCCATCACCACCAGCGCCAGTCCGGCGGCGATGGCGGGGCGGGCCATGGGAATGGCGGCGCGGACAAACGCCTCGCGCGGCTTGGCGCCCAGCGTGCGGGCGGCTTCATAAGCGTCAGCGGACTGACCGGCGAAGGCCTCGCGCGCCAGAAGGTAGACATAGGGGTAGAGCGCAAACCCGAAGATCAGCCCGGCGCCAACGGGACCGCGCACAGTGGGCAGCCAGTCCGCCGGGCCGCCGGGCTGCGTCAGGTCATACCAGGCATAGGCCGACGCA contains these protein-coding regions:
- a CDS encoding ABC-F family ATP-binding cassette domain-containing protein — translated: MSALLSANSLTLRTPDHQVLLEDFTLSFGCEVTGVVGPNGAGKSTLLKALAGALTSVGGQVVRHGRIGWMEQSGPDATGDVASGLGVSEALARLSRILAGEGGEADFDHADWTLEARVEASLEQMGLSGLALTAPLSSLSGGQRARLALARAMLDAPDILMMDEPTNNLDAEGRDAVHQMMADWPGGLVIVSHDRALLERVDRIIALEGPGWSVFGGGWSEYVAQRDAARARAEAEHDRLEADARQIKRAAKEAQSRLERRAQSGKRQRADGSNAKVLLDAMKARSESTAARLAGVRDKRVSDAEAKLEAASDQRHRGPRLNIRAQGADSPSGRTVLAFDAVSFSYGETALIDRLSFAITGGMRLALAGPNGAGKTTVLKLAQGLLTPRSGEIRRTVGRIGRLDQTVSDLDPDLTVVEALRVRDPNLSINAAYAALAQFDLRNAQAEKRVGVLSGGERLRAGLAGVLGGEPPELILLDEPTNHLDIEAVEALEEALVAFDGALLAVSHDQAFLDAISLDQTLSLDRARF
- a CDS encoding ABC transporter ATP-binding protein; its protein translation is MTVSPPDMTAVKLDDRLLEVSGALVRFAPGRPAVDGVELTLTCGRVTALLGPSGSGKSTLLRAIAGLEPLDAGEIRFENHLWSAKGLHKPPEDRRCGVVFQDYALFPHLTALDNVAFGLREGSKAQRRQTALTRLEAVELGHRAKAYPHELSGGEQQRVALARALAIKPDVMLLDEPFSGLDRRLRSELRGATADVLRQSEAATLIVTHDAEEALELADSIALMNEGRIIQTGAPDTLYMKPNSLTAARLLGDVGVFQADIRDGAADTLLGQYPAQEFTDGDKALLLVRPEGVKLGRADAQGALAMITQRRVSSGYARLICRLETGQILEARASLKENHRVGDAVRLSVEPAFAHLVKTEPDQG
- a CDS encoding ABC transporter permease yields the protein MIASRAQFNPVRPALVAALICAAPLLAVAALGVFGPWTDYMAHIARTRLPAYLGHTALVTGVAAFSAGLIGVPLAWLVARYRFFARSVFEWLLALPLAAPAYASAYAWYDLTQPGGPADWLPTVRGPVGAGLIFGFALYPYVYLLAREAFAGQSADAYEAARTLGAKPREAFVRAAIPMARPAIAAGLALVVMESLADYGAVVHLGAPTLSVGLIRAWAGEGAIADAARLALILVMIAFVLFALERSQRQRARQTSASGRRRPPRRMDLGPARAALAILACLSPVLIGLIIPLARLGYRALHAPVARDLIQAATHSLTLAVLSGLAAAVLGLACAYALRSRKPAAVAAARLAGLGYAVPGSVAALGVLVLLGGLQTGLDGAWTAMTGAQFPILVSGGVIALIFAYQSRFAAAAIGPSESALQRVTPTLDMAARTLGAGPGETAWRVHRPLVMSGSLLAALLVFVEVLKELPATMILRPFNYDTLAVIANNYASDERLGEAALPALLITLIALPPMIWIARRITRQEAAR